Part of the Engystomops pustulosus chromosome 4, aEngPut4.maternal, whole genome shotgun sequence genome is shown below.
CAGCTCCGCCACCTCTGCTGCACGTCCTTGCCTAGTTTAAACAGAGGCAAAGTCATTATCATAACAAAGTTACACAATGAGATAAatcaaacttttaaaatgaaaatttgaaattgtacaaaaaaggtgaaaaaacttACATGCAAGGTTTTGTTCATCTGGGGACATCTTAGACCACTTCTGGCCCACAAGGTCCTTGCAGATTTCAAcccagattttttcttttttgcagcgATCATGATAATCGCTGCGGCGATTATCCCAAATTGCAGGATGGCCCTGAACCAAAGAAATAAGCTTTTCTACATCCAAAGTGCGTGGCATCTTGAGAAGATGTGTAAAAGCAGCACACTTGTGGAATGGCACATGTCCCAGACACTACTTCCTGTCTActtcctgacttttttttttatatcacctagcaacccatccgtttaaaacgcattgcactcgcattgaaatcgcaatgttcgcgagtgcaatgcgtttttgatacgtccccatagacttgaatggtgcgtgaaaaacgcgcgtgaaacgcaaaaatagagcatgctgcgattttgacgcgcgtgcaaacgaacgcaagcacgcgcgttgaaaaccacgcaaatggagaaagacccattgaatacaatgggacagagtgcaatgcgagttctgcacgtcaaatgcacgcgcagaactcgcgcgtgaaaaatgccagtgtagaaggggcctaaggggggACAATATCACGGGTAACATTGAGTCGGTGTTATACCGAAAAGAAATTAGTGGCAATTCAATTCTTCAAGCCACTAGTTGTCACCCACAACATGTAATTCGCAATCTCCCTGTAGGAGAATTTATTAGAGCAAGAAGAAGTTGTAGCAGTTCTGACACCTTCAGAAAGGAATGCTCTATCATGACAAATAGATTAAAGAACAGAGGATATTCAGACAGGGATATAGCGAGAGCAAAGACTATAGCCAGTGAAAGGACTAGGGAGTCTCTCCTTAAAAATCAACATGAGACTAATAGACAGAATCCGACTGCGCAGAAAGTGTTTTTTTCCACAACGTACAGCGAGGATTACAAAGACATTGtcaaaataatcaaaaaatatCTTCCGGTATTGGAAGCAGATAATAAACTTAAAAATATCCtacgtccagggtgtcagtttgttTCTAGAAGAGCGTGCACAATAGGGAATTTAGTTTCACCCTCCACATTTTCTTCTATACCACAGGGCAAAACAAATACATGGCTAGATACAAAAGGCTCTTATGCCTGTGGTGGAAATAGGTGTAATGTATGTAAATTTATGAccaacaaaaaagttttttcttctgATCAAGACAATAAGCCTAGAAATATCAAGTCGTTTATAAATTGCAACACTAAATATGTTGTTTACTTGGCTTATTGTACCATCTGTAGAATACAGTATATCGGGAGCACTATACGTTCCCTCAAGAAGAGAATTGCAGAACATGTAACTGATGGTTCCAAATTTACAGACAAAAAcatttccagtctctccagacaTTTTTATTATACACACAAAGGAGATTTTTCCTCTTTGGAAGTTACCGGCATAGAGAGGGTTACTATCCCAATCAGAGGAGGGAACAGAACACACAAACTGCGCAACCGCGAGATGTTTTGGATTTTAACATTAAATACCCGAATGCCGACAGgtttaaataataaaacagatACGTTATATCTATATTGAGAATTCCCAAAACACATGCAATGGGGTTTATTACTGGAGTCTTTTGCTCTAACTTTGTGCTATAACGCATCGGCCATTGACCCATGCAGTCATGGATAGGTACATAGTCTAATAGCGTACACAAATATAACGCTGGGTCTATACAATAAAGAGGTCATGGTGTTTTTTTGAATAGTGTTAGAATATCTATGTTATAAACAACATGATGAGCTCTGAATATCATAAAATAATCTTCCGTCCATGTGATGTTAACAGTATGTGTTAACATAcatgttaacatatatgttaacataGTATATGTTAACATATATTCAAGTGTATTTAGTTCattttagtatatattttttcatgtggtTGCATTAATAGCAGGTTTGTACACAAAGCAAATTATGTCCGAATGTTTATCTGCATACTTTGATGAACTAGCATGTTTTGTCATGGAATGTATCTCTGCTGCCGTTATGTAAGGGTTAACTGATTACAAGCCAATTCACCTGGtctttttcctcctcctcttttttaagatggaggatcacaatgattttttagatcatgaataaggacgcaagcacactagtccgaaacgcgtagatcttttcttttttggatgatatgccaggatgtgaccttgcaattttaatatttacaaaataaaatttaaatatttttttaaagaagattctgagtgctggaataccttcgtttcattGTGCATCATTCAGTCAACCGGCAGGACTGCCTTTCCGTGCACCGAGAGCTAAGGAGGAATAGGACCTCGTCTATATTGAGGATGCAGCTTATGTGAGTGAGCGGTGGCTTTCTTTCTGTTGATCATTTATGGTTGCTGTATATTTCAAATTTGAAAATGAAGAAGAATCTATCATTCATCTCCTGGATGTCCTTGTTAATGCAGAGATATTGCCTATTTCTTAGTATCTTTTTGTATTGCTGGATTTTTCCACATCCACATTTTACCAGTCCTCAAGGGAATCGTTGAGGATACGTTGAGCTGCGAATtagattttttattatttggtATGAGAAGATTCACagtcaaaattatttttatttaaataaaagcaAAAGAAATTGATCaaacaggcagtcctcgggttatgtacaagataagttctataGGTTTGTAGCCAAAGCCAAACCTTTCTtgttctttgtgacaattggatttcaaaaatgttggattgtcagaagAGCCAGCAGTAACGTTacaacttaattgcagacacctctgattactgatatagctgtttattgtagcctcggactaaagtacagtaaattatcaacattcaGAGgttagtttgtaactaggggttgttggTAAGTCGGCGACCGCCTGTAATTTACCACGAAGAAAAGGAACATTGTGACACAAAAAGAACCTCAAAATCTTGTGTAAAGTTTTCACCTTGCAAAGTGATAAATAAGATGAATAAAAAAAGACTTCCAAAGTCACCAATTTCTCATTTCACCGATCCAATACATAATTGTAacagtatacaatatacagtatatagcatacAATATAAgcctcattcacacaactgtTCTTTGTAGACACAAAAACAGTCCACGCACCCTTGTTTGTTTGTCTATAGCAAGGCCCCATTTACTTTAATTGGAAATATGTTTATCATTAGGATAGTCGTATTTCTTACTGCTTTATGAAGTGACTGTGAGACGGCAACacaaaaaatagaacatgtcctattttttgacATATTTTTTGTGGCACAGTTTCTACATCAAAGTCTAATCGGTCAACATATCATGTTGTCCACAGAGGGCATCCTGTTTCTGTAGTGGGTTCTCGATGATGTTGGTGCCTTCCACCATGGCTTTTTATGGGTAAGATTCACTTACAGTGGCATACGGGTGGCACACAGTCCATTTTGCGCACCAAAAGCCCATAAAGGGTTACAACAGGGTTACAAAACgcatatggttgtgtgcatgaggccctaaggctacctgcacatcaACAcgttctccctcttcccacaaaCCACAGGAAGAATGTGTTGCGGTCACATTCTTGCGGTCAGTGGGCAACACTTATGATGCAGTCTGTGCCAGAATTCTGacgtagactgcacataaatacatgtgcaaactggttaGTATTATATCCAACTGCGCAGTGCATGCCGCAACACAATCCCGTGCACAGAAAGGGATGTTGAACTGGCCGCCACATTTATATCAGgctgtccaacagaaatgtggcgcAAGCCACTTGAACTAAGCTCTACACCGGGCTCCGATCTTCATAAATTTTTCGTCAGCTGCAcaatagtaaatgtgggccattgtgtctcCAGTATCTTTTTAAGTATTTAAGCTGGATGTCTGCAAAAAGGTCCACGTGTCACCCATGCTTCATCCGTTTTTGCGAAACTGCTAAAAAAATTAGTGCTGGAAAATTAAACTCAGAAACTTGTCCCAACCCCGGGAAATCTCACATAATTGTGTTACCTAATAAGTGATCCCCAAATACGGATGGCACATGGGTGACAGGTGGGTGTTTTTCACAGATCAAAAAAACTTGTTCAGAAATTCGGAAAGGCCCAtggctggtttacaatccttgatccttgtGGTAGAAATGCTTTAACAGACATAAACAATACTGATCAAAGGTTGAACCCAGGGTTCTCAAAGACAAACTGAGGAAAGATCTACTCCTACCAAACCCTTATAATTGTCTTGTATCACTAAGACTCTCCAATCAATcaatggattttttaaaatgtttgaatGCTTCCATGAAGTCCCTGTTCCTTAGACTATAAATCAATGGGTTCAGCAATGGAGTCACCACCGTGTAGAGAAGAGAAGTGATTTTACCCAATATTAGCAGTTTTCCTCTTGTTGGAAACAGATAAGCTGATATCAATGTTCCATAAAATATGGAGACCACAGTCAGGTGGGAGCTGCAGGTGAGGAAGGCTTTCTGTCTGCCGCTTTGTGATTGGATTTTCAGGATggtgaatataatatatacatatgaggCCACTATGAGCACAAATGGACAAGCAGTTAAAAGAAAACCTAATATCAAAGTCTGGATCTTAAGTGAGAATGTATCAGAGCATGAAAGCCCCACAATAGGTCCATATTCACAGAAGAAATGGTCAATGACATTGGCTCGGCAAAACTGAAGCCTACAGAAGCCTAACTCATCCATCAGACCTACAAAGAAGCTGACAATCCAGGCTGAAACAACAGATTTCATGCAAAATGACTCATTGATAGTAATATTATAGTGGAGAGGGTGGCAGATGGCCATATAGCGGTCATAGGACATCACAGTCAGGAGAAGACACTCAGTACATTCTGCAATGCCAAAAAAATAGAACTGTGCAAGACAGGCCCCGAGGGACATGGTGGCCCCTTCATGAAGAACCACGCTAAGTGTATTGGGAATGATATCTGTGGCCAGTAAGATGTCGGAGAGGGACAACTGTGtgaggaagaagtacatgggagagtGGAGGTTTCTGCTCAGATAGATCAGAACAATAATCAAAGTGTTTCCCACCATGATCAGGCAGAACATGAGGAGCagaaagaagaagagcagatacttGAGGTCCTGGAGACCCTGGAATCCCATAAGATGGACATTGGAGATGTTGAGCATGAACTGAAccttgagacaaaaaaaaaagataaaaatataaaaaaatatattatatgaaacaaaatgtttaaaattgaGGAAACCCTGGTCAGATCCTTTGTTAATATGTTTTTCTGAGAACCAGCAGGAAACAAAAAGGTTTCCTAAGTAAAAATATGATGATAATGCatgattttttgcatgttttatataaaaatgttccTAGAGGTTTAAATTAAATATGGTATAACAGTTTGAGATTTTAGAAGTAGaagtattaaagggatatttttctttgcaataaaaaataaatttaatatacaaaaaataacaaaGTACAAACTAAAAGTACAGtacagtaaaaacaaaataattttacATTGCCCCAGCATGATGGTGTCCTATAAAACATTAAAGCAGTGTTTAATAATTCTTTTaaattcttattatttttttttgaatattattAATATGAAGGAAGGTGcccatttttctctttttctcttttatttttttttatttttctcataaAATACATAAGCACAACACCTATCAGCCTCAGAACTCACCATCTCAGGGAGAGTCACCAGCAGAGATGTATCGTCACTAATACTTGTCCAGAAATTTCCAGGCATAAAATAACAACTGTGAAACGTAGTGTAATACGTAGAGCCTGTACCGGCAGGGTGAGGCTCAGTACAAAGACCTGAGCTGACTATTTATGCCTCGCCAAGTCTCCTGGTATCAGTCCTTTGGGGACCTTTCTCTCCATGTACTTGGTAGAAATTATTTTAATAGATACATTTTATGCTTTTATGAAACAAAATTATTTCTTAGAAATTGgtgctttattttttttcaatttgtaaTTTGTATATGAAAGTCCATTGATTATTACAGTCTTTTATATGGCAGTGGGATAAACACAATAGGCTGACACCTCCTAAAAGCCACTTATTCCGAAATCCTCTCATTTCCGTAGTTTGGCAAAAAGTTAAATGTTTTCTTTAAAAGTGGCTTAAAAACTTAGGAGTAGAATTCTAATTGTGTCCAAAAtagatgtcagctgctgtttatCCGACAAGAGGCCAATTCTTTCACATCAGGCTACTTAGATCTATTCCACTGTGGTCACCTGAAGCTTCATGATCCACTGAGGTCTCTTCGACCGTATATAACTGCTGAGCTTGTACCAAATGGAAATGAGCAGGTTGGTTGAAATTTGGGTTTGATGCGTTCgtcaaaattttacaaaaatgttcagcTTGGGACCCAGACTTTACACGAACTCTAttgaagaacaaaaaaaaaaataaaactataatataaaaatatgtaacacAGCGCTTAAAGGTGATTTGGGTGGTCAAATCCCTGggggttcagacccagttattcaaaTGTGAAATTGAAAAATCTTTTAGTTTGATGTTCTGTAATAGAGAAAAGAAAATTTGAATTTCAAGTGCCATTAATgtggaatttaaacattttttaatttgaagCTTCATTAATACAAAGttgaaaaacttttattttattaaaagtttagAATTTGATGTTTCATCAATGtgtaattaaaattttttattcaaaatcTCTTTAATATGGAGTGAAATGTTGTTAACTTTTGAAGATCCATTactatggaatttaaaaaacatgtttttttaatatgaGGTTCCATTAATAtgggattgaaaaaaaaatttaatttgaagTTCCAGgaatgcagaatttcaaattgAAGTCGAGGGAATGCAGAATTGAAAAATGTGAAGTTAATGTTCTGGGAATGCGGATCTTATTCAATTACAGGCAAAACTAAGTTGTGGGGGATCCATGCTTTGTTCAACTTAATAAATGTTAGGATACCCACGTTACATTTAGGAAGGCAGATCCTATTGTCATCGATGACACCACATGTGGTGCTAAACATGCGCTCAGACTGTGCACTTGCCGCAGGGCAGAGGAGAGCACTGGCAAGACACACAGGGCAAGCTCTGGACATCTGTACAATTTTCCTATCCAGAAATTTAATAGGGAGGACTCATCCTCTGTACCAGGAGACATCTGGACAGATATCACACCATGTGAGTCACATTCTGCCTCCTGGTAGTATGCGCCCCATCCAAAAATAGATGAAAAAAGAAGTGAACATGGCATTTAAAATTTGGCCATGCTCACTTTGCTTCTTCAACATACCCCGCCACATCCAGTGTCATCCACATCTTATATAGTCCTATTGTCTATTTCACttgataatttaattttttttgctattcttagtatctgacctctgctatgTTTACTTAACCATCTCTTGATTTACTGCCATCATTGTTTTGACCCCTGTTGCCTGAATTCAGTTGCCTGTCCTCTCTGTTGTTTTGCCTTCCTATGTTTTGTTATCTTTGCAGTGCAGTCTTTCAGTGTAGTGATAGTTAAATTGCAGAAAAATAGGAAATTCTGACACTCTTCAAAACAACCTCTTTATTTTTGTAGTTCAAAATGACATATCCAGGCAGTACTTAAGTCAGCTTATGAGTTTCAAACATAGAAACGCCCTTCGTCATAGGATAGTTGTTGCTATGACTAAGGGAGTTTGTATACTCACAAAAACTGACTTAGGTTCTGCGAGGATAAGTAATTTTAAACTGCAAGAATAAAAAAGAACTTGTTTTAGGATTCCTATTTTTCTATAATTAGATACCCCTGGTGGTTCAACAGGTTTACTCACTGTATCTGTGGGATACCAATCACAGTACTGTTGGATCTGTACTGCCAAACCTTGGAATGTTGCAAGAGTGGGCTTTATCCTGtttaatatttcttttttgtAGGGATTGTCAACCAATGAGAGGTTTGAGAGGCTTGATAGGTAGATGACAGGAGTTGTGGGTAATTTAAGGATCTGCATCCTTTTTTGTATCCAGGTGACAAATGATTCCCTATAAGTCTAAACTATAGAACATTCAAACATGTTCCGCATGTTCCTTATATAAACCCACCACGTCATGTGCTCAGGGTAAGTCAGTCAGTTAGATTGCTACCAGCCCCAATAAGGAAAAATGTAACtgcctctaggacagtgatggcaaaccttttagagactgagtgcccaaactacaaccgaaagccacatattttcgATGTATTGGCGCCATGAAGAAACCAGCACAATAGCAGGATGGAGAAAttgggattattattgtagcttccctctaaggtccccttaacagaATGATtcacaggccctgagaaggggctacaatgataatccagctctgtctactcctccttgctcctcctgtacttcaagtcactttaaaatagtgctgaacatggcacgttttgagctg
Proteins encoded:
- the LOC140128730 gene encoding olfactory receptor 11L1-like produces the protein MSRAVKSSEIFEPLRPHSQVEFQLHFETQYKGFTCNLTLSCYFMPGNFWTSISDDTSLLVTLPEMVQFMLNISNVHLMGFQGLQDLKYLLFFFLLLMFCLIMVGNTLIIVLIYLSRNLHSPMYFFLTQLSLSDILLATDIIPNTLSVVLHEGATMSLGACLAQFYFFGIAECTECLLLTVMSYDRYMAICHPLHYNITINESFCMKSVVSAWIVSFFVGLMDELGFCRLQFCRANVIDHFFCEYGPIVGLSCSDTFSLKIQTLILGFLLTACPFVLIVASYVYIIFTILKIQSQSGRQKAFLTCSSHLTVVSIFYGTLISAYLFPTRGKLLILGKITSLLYTVVTPLLNPLIYSLRNRDFMEAFKHFKKSID